The genomic window TTAAAAACATCTGACAAAATCAACACCACAAAGAAGTTGGCAACCCAGCCGTGTCACTGGCGGAGGCTGGAATTcttattttggcattaagtggtttgtaaattaataaataataagaacaacaacaattattgcTGTGAATTCTTCACTGTGGCTGCCAGCACTTGTTCATTTATTACATTGTCCTTCCagactctctccccctccctttgtcATTTTGGCTAGCTATGATTATTCACTGGGGAGCCCATGGTCTGAAGTGGGGCTCCAGGCAAATACCTGACCTCTTGTGCCAGTTCTGTGGACTAGAGGAACTGTTGTAATGCCCTTTGGTTCTTGCACTCAGTAATAAATCACAGAGTTCATTTTATACCGAACCGTTACTATTTCCAATATGGGGAGGGAAGTGTTGAAAACGTTACCTTGCGTGGCAACGAAGACCTGCATTCTAATTCGCTGTCAGAGGATGAAGAGCAATAGTCAACAACTTGTTTTCTGGCAGGTAAATGTTCAGAACCTAAAAGAGGAACAGAAAGCTCAGTGGCGCAGGCAGTATTCTCAACCTGGGCTTTAagtggattcctcccccccccccatagcttcTGAGACTGCACCTGCCTGCGGCTTTGCAAGGCTATACCTAGCAGCAATTTGGAACACTGGCTAATTACATTAATTAAGCTTTTGGCAACTGTTCAAGGCCTTCACTGCTTGGCAAGCCCATGGCCACAGCTACCCTTGCAAACATATCAAGTTTTGTGTACGAATCAGTTAACTCCTACTTCCATTGTATGACGGCTCAGGCTTCCATTCAAAAAATCAGATCTgttattaaaatgcatatctgaagTTAGCCGTGTTATCTAAATGATTGTCTAAGGCTCACCATGCGGGCTAATTGAATGCACCAAGTCTGAGCCAGCTCTTAAACAAATTACCCTTATGTGGTTTGTAGCATCTGGCACCCATTTTTACTCTGTGACATCTGCTCAGTGTAAAAGAGCTGGCGTCAGAATGTCTGGTCATATAAAAAAAGTCACAAATATAATCAGAAGCAAATGGACTTCACGGAGGAGGTTTTATCACACGGCCTCATGCAACATAAATATTTCATTAATTAGGCCTAAACAAATGTCACATATATATTTTCTCTCCCTCACTCAAGATTATCACACTGTGTGTAGAACAGTAAATGCTGTACataatgaatacacacacaatGGTGCATTCTTCCACAGATTTCATTCAAACAGAAAGTCCAGGCCAAGACCTGTGTTCAGAGATTCAAGTTGCTTTCAATTTTGGGCCCCCAGAATTATATTTTTTTCGCTTTTCATCAGAATAGTGTTTTAACAGGCATGTaaatttccacatcatttttttttaaaatggctaattcatttcttcctcctctctaAGAAAACAGAAAAGGTACAGGGAACATCTGGTGATACACTTAACTTGCTGCAGGATTAATGATTAACACCTGGATTAGACTCTGGTCAGACAGTGAGTGGCAAGCATATGCATCCTAAAACGACTGAGGGCTTCTCGGCACAAGCAGGATAACTGTAGGATGTAACTAAGGAAGTGTGaggcttagtggtagagcatctgcattgcatggcAGAAGGTCTTGTGTtagattcctggcatctccaggtagggctgggagagactcctgcctgtaaccctagaaagccactgtcagtcagtgtagggaATACTGAGTTACATGGACAAGTGATCTGACCCAATATGGCTATGTATGTTCCTATTTACTATAATCCATTGTTAGGAAGAAGGACAATGTGGTTGGTAGAGAAGGTTAAAGATTTTGGGGATAACTAGAACTAAAATAAGAGTCTATCCCCTGCTGCCCCGAGTGCCAAATCATTTCTTTTCAAGTGTCCTTTGACACACACAGGTTACTTACTAGATGATGATTACAAGGTTACTTGTGTATGCACAAGCAAGAGTGGGCACATACCCACCCTGTGCCTTTTTGCCTTCCTGGCTGCATTTTACACCAAAAGGAGTTTTAAAACTAAGTGCTGGAGTAGGCAAGGAGCTGCAGGAAGAAAACATTAACTGAGAAGCCCTGTTGCTCACCGATCAGAAAAGATGTAAAGAGGGGGAAGGCTCTTTAGTTATAGGACCTGCAGCACTCCTGTTTGGAAGGATTATACACTGCAACCCCCAGTCCATGATGGGCAAATTTAGGGCTGTGTGAGTGGTATGcccacactgggcactgagctgagGGGGCACTGTCTCAAAACCCAGCAAGCAAGGCGCTGGACCTTGGGAAGGAGATGTGAGGGCTctgggaccctgccagagccttgtgcctccttcccaaagccaggcaccTCCTTACCtacctttgggaaggcagcacgagGGTTGGGGAGCAAATTTTGACCTTGTGCATCGTACCCAAGTCCACCATTGTCCATGAGCAGCCTCAGGCAAATGGTGGGCAGTTGGGCAAAAGGCGAATGGCACCAAGGGTCTTATTGTGTCTAAATAAAACCTGATGTAACCTTCAAGGTGTTGGAGCCACTTCAGTATGTGGCCTTCCTGCAGGTAGCCATGATGTAGCCACAGCGCTGTTATGTGCTGCAGTGGTACCCACATCCTAAAAGTAACTTTGGCAGGATTCCTTCAATATTCCAACTATGCCTTGAGGATCAGAGGGACTTCtttccgcctccctccctccctccctcacagatGTGGGCTCAAAGAACACAGCACACTCCCAGCTCAGTGAGCCTATTAGATTACATTCTGGGATGGCTAGGCATGTGAAGTTAAGCATGCCAAGATGCACTCATAGCGCTAGTGAATTTGAGTCATGGGCTGAATATCCAAGGATATTCCATTCCTTTGCCATCTTTGGAATCAAGGGAAAACAATGAACTGAAACAACCCCTTGAAGATGCTCTGCTGATCCCGGACAGCTAGAAATCCCACATGTCCCCAGAGTGGTGGAGCTAGACCAGATGACGGAAAGCCAAGTGTGCAGCTGAAGGTGGTGACTCAATTCCCATTGGATGGCTTTGGAGGCCAGCTGGCTCTATTAAGCCAGCATTGCACTACTGGAATTATGAGCAAGTGAACAATGAGGGCAAAGACATGTTGTTAATGGGAGCATCCTCTTGTTAACAACTGCAGCAAGATAGGCTTGACAAACGGAGAAAGTGTGTGTTATATAAAAAACGGTGGAATTCACGTATCATTGCCCTGCTTAATTATCAGCTTCTTTTACTCTGAAAAGCACTGGATTTGATGGGCCTACATGGGCATTTCTCCAAACACCCTTGTGCTCAAAGCTGCTGAAGCATACTTAAAGAAATAAGCTATAATCCTCATGATACCTTGATATGCCTTTGGAACAGAACCAAGatccccctttccctctctaGAAGTGGATATCTCCAGAaccttctccccttccctttcaTATATCCAATAATTAAAATGCTTTACGGGGATAggaagcatgggcgtagccagggggcagggaggggcagctgtccccccacCATCAagaaaaatacatagctaactgaggttctgcccgcCTAACAAAAATCCTTGCTACGCCCACGATAGGAAGTGTTTTGTAGTACCATAGCACCTCCTGATGTACCAGGATTCATATTCTAGAGACCACGCTTAAGCATGAAGAGTAAAACAGCCAACTGCAGCAGTATCTTCCATTATACTTTGTGTCCTCcaagatgttttggacagcaCTTACCGACCCCAGCCAGTGCTGATTGCCACTGATCGGACTTgtgaagggcaccagattggcaaagaccagtgctatttttctagaaaaagaggtgctggaactcacaattaacacctctcttgttctcttagaataacaatggcgcccacttgagaggtgccggaacttagTTTTGacaagttctggctggggggaaaaagccctggtaaAGACTGTACAATTGCCATGAGAGAAAAGACAAAGCAGTAGAGAGTAGCATCCTAATACTCctatcaattattatttttattatatatagggATTATCTGCTAGTTTTACTGCAGTTGTCTGCAAACTACAGATATACGAAGGACTGTAATTAGTAACTTTATTCATTTAGTGATTGTTTTGTACTGTTAAGTTGTTAAGAGTGCGCATGTTTATtgatgggattttattttatttcatttcaaaataaaactatAAGATACCAAAAGGccgcctgctccctgcccccctccttcttttttaaaaaaggcattgaaTGTATTTGGTAGAAGCACACATGCTATAGCAGAAGACCAGATCACACTACAGTTGCCATGGGGATGTCATTGACTCTGAGCCGTAATATATATGAACTACTTAACTGCATGGGCCCCTGCCATGTGTCAAGAGTCTTCACCTTTCCACCAGCAACAAGGAGCGGGGGCATGGAGACAGCAGAAATGCATGCATTTGTTCTATATATCGCAAACAGCTGGAAAATCATTGTCAAAGGCATTGCCATGGCAACTGGGATTTGTTTTCTTCTGGACCATATTGCTCTTATaggttacattttaaaaacaaagcacttCCCATCCTACAATGTGAAACATTTCCAGGATGGTATACAACAAGGTAGTAAGGGAAAAGCTAAACATAAGAAAGCTAAAACCCACCACCCTTGATCTGCCATGCTGGGATGGTCAGAGGGGGTAGAGGTTTCATTTTGCCAAGCCCAAAACCACTCAGCCAGGCTCTGCCTACAGAGCAATACTGGTGTCACTTCTCTGCTACAAAACTCCCAATTCCACCTGCCAAAGGTCCTGGTGAGCAGGGTGGCCTATTGGCATTAGCCCACAGAAAATCCCAAGATGGGATTTTACACTATTTTATGCAAATTGTTTAAAGATTTAATCTTGCATTAAAGCACTatacatattttgtttttgtgttgttgttgtttttttaaaaaaaactggaaataaaAATCTTAAAGGAGGGAGTTTGCTTACCCAAGTATTCTCCTTTGGAAGAACTATTTAGTACTTCATCAACATCAAAGATGGTACAAGGTGACACAGGGCTTTTAACTTTGACGTCTACTTTATTCCTAAAGCTGCTGAATAGGTTCCACACATTGTTCCTCTGTTCAGGACCATCCAAAACGGCATCAGCGTTTTTGTTCCTCTGTCTTAGAGATGAATAGCGGGTGTTCTTTTGATTGTGAGCACACCACTCATCCCTGGCAGACTTCCAGAGGTTCTCTTTAAGGGTAAACCTTTCTAGAAGTTTTGGCACATCATCAGCATTGGTAGAAGAGGAATGTTCGGGTTTATGAAGACTCTGAGAAGGGCTGCTATGCGCACTGTAAACAGGAAAAGACGTGCCTTTGTCAACACATGAATATTCCTCTCTTGGACTGCTGGAAAAATGAGACCCATCTGAGCTCCTTGTTCCAAGTCTTTTTTCTGCATCATCCAACACACTGAGCTCCTGGGTTTGTACATTATAGTCTCCATGATTCTTGCTGCATCTGAGACTAGCAGAGCGAACCAGGGCCTGTGGGAAATTGAAAAATGTGCTTTCCAAAGGAAATTTGGCATGTGTGTCCTGGGCCCTTTTCAAACCTGCTGGAGGAGAAGTAAGAGGCTCTATGATGGATTTCTTTATAGCTTTGGCAATTAACCTCAGTTGTGATTTCGGCTGGGTGGCAGTGTGTTCTTTGGGATAATCACCAACATTCTTTGAAAGTGTCTGTCCAGGAGACAGAACTGGAGAATGGTTATCGGAGAACTTCTGAGATTGACCACAACTGGATTGTTTTGGTATGTTCTCATATCTGTTAAAATAAGCATTCTTCTTGTCTGGAATTCCTTGGCAGTCGTGTTCCGTTCTTGTaatatctagctcagcatcatcCAGAGCAAGTCTTCTGGGCTTCTGATCCATTGAAAGTGTCAACCTCCTCATTATCTTGTTTTCAGCTTTGTTCAAATGTCTGTCATGATGCTCTTTGGCATTCTTATCTCCATCATCAGGGTCTGCAGAGGACACCCCTGAATTCTTTGTATACAACTGAGAGATCAGTGGCTCACTATTCATCACCCAGTTTCCTAAATGTGCACCTTCAGTTCTGTAATCCTTGCCTTCAAGCTGAGGGTAACTGAGAGCTGAAGTCAGATCAACGTGACAAGTGGATTTGCTATGTGCCAATGGAAAGCTATCAGGGCAGTTGTAGAGTGAATAGTGAGGAACATAGGATGCAATTTCACTAGGTTTATCTCTGGCTTTTCCTTCCCTTTGAAATGCTGGGCTGTGTAGCTTGAAATGTCCTCTTGTAATTTCTGGACTCTTGTCAGGAGATGTCAGCTGTATGGAATGCataaaatgattatttttggAGGAAAATGCAGCCAGGTCATCCTTGCTTCTATTTAGAGAGTGTTTTCAAACAATTACATGAGAAAATACACTCCCTCATAAAAATGCCAGAAAGCCTCACAAAAACATTCCAATAAAATGGAAAAGGAATACACTATAACTGCAGGGTCTTGCTTTTATCCAAATATCCCTGGGAGACAGTCAAGATATTTAGATATTCAGATGTCTGTAGGAGTTCACTGCAATATATTGACCCAGCAGACAAACAGAGTAGgttaaaaaaagttttccatttttaaaaatcaacaacaagaagaagaagatggtgatgttgtacaatcgtaccttggaaatcgaacagaattcgttccggaagtccattcgacttccaaaacgttcagaaaccaaagcacagcttctgattggctgcaggaagctcctgcaaccaactggaagccacagaagactcgtt from Lacerta agilis isolate rLacAgi1 chromosome 1, rLacAgi1.pri, whole genome shotgun sequence includes these protein-coding regions:
- the MICALCL gene encoding MICAL C-terminal-like protein, which encodes MTENNLLAVRVMVTSDGSSSDLEPGFDGDASISESDEGLFPLPAPRTGAPTLRKPLLRNTSLGKKEEGHEQSKAANALQRAHSLREPSASKKYQNWKKKIQSNFPLLYNKKNGSSSKDTSACVQSDFKDEVFQTELTSPDKSPEITRGHFKLHSPAFQREGKARDKPSEIASYVPHYSLYNCPDSFPLAHSKSTCHVDLTSALSYPQLEGKDYRTEGAHLGNWVMNSEPLISQLYTKNSGVSSADPDDGDKNAKEHHDRHLNKAENKIMRRLTLSMDQKPRRLALDDAELDITRTEHDCQGIPDKKNAYFNRYENIPKQSSCGQSQKFSDNHSPVLSPGQTLSKNVGDYPKEHTATQPKSQLRLIAKAIKKSIIEPLTSPPAGLKRAQDTHAKFPLESTFFNFPQALVRSASLRCSKNHGDYNVQTQELSVLDDAEKRLGTRSSDGSHFSSSPREEYSCVDKGTSFPVYSAHSSPSQSLHKPEHSSSTNADDVPKLLERFTLKENLWKSARDEWCAHNQKNTRYSSLRQRNKNADAVLDGPEQRNNVWNLFSSFRNKVDVKVKSPVSPCTIFDVDEVLNSSSKGEYLGSEHLPARKQVVDYCSSSSDSELECRSSLPRKTKRTLRRNRKLEKETKQLVKQEELKRLHKAQAIQRLLEEVEEKQRALEVYGVQLERELRGESDSSTQDETQLLHEWFELVLEKNKLMHYESELLIIAKELEFEDHQN